CCAAAAAAGCCGGTGCGTGGCGTTTCGAGAAACCCGCTCCGCACGCCCGGAACGCTGCTCCCGAGGCTCACGAGTCGCTCATCGGCCGGAAGACCGTTGCAGAAGTGCCATTGACCGGGCTATCCTCTGACCGGGCTATCCTCTGGCCATCCCTCCCGCACCAAGGATCTGCACCATGTCGCCCCGCGGCCTCGTCGCGGCATTCAGCCGCTTCTCTCGCCCAGCCCGTCGCCACGACAGCCAAGCCAGCCAGCACCGCCAAGCCCGCCAGCACCGCAACGCACGGCCAGCCACTCGTGCCCCGCACCTCGCCGCCGAGTTGCTCGAATCCCGCTGCATGCTCTCCGCCACGGCCAGGCTCGAGAACAACATTTCGATGTTTGACCGCATTCCCGTGATCCATGGTTCACAGCCCGCGAATCCAGGCGGTAGTTTCGTGGGCCAGTTCTTCTGGAACGGGTCGGGGTTCAAGTCGTTCTGCGTCGAGGGTCAGCAGTCGATCTCACCCGGCCTGCACACGTTTCCCACGGTCACGTCCCTCTCCATCAGCGGCCTGGCCAATGCGGACCTCGTCGAGCAGTTCTGGCGGAGTTATGGCCCCACCACGCCCACCGGCTTTACCAGCGTCACTGACGCCGCCGCCTTTCAGCTCGGAATCTGGGAGATCATCAGCGACGGCCCGTCGCGCGATCTGAAGAGCGGCAGCTTCCGAGTCGGCGATTCCGCGTCTCCGGCCGTCGCCCGTGCCGAGTCGTGGCTGAACGGTACTGGCACGCCCGCGGCCGGCGCCGGCGGCTCCGTCCCGCTCCATGTCATGCAACATCCCACCATGCAGGACCAGGTGATCTGGGGCCCGCTGCCGCCGCCGTCCGTGAGCGTGAAGGTCACGCCAACCAGCGTGACCGAGGACGGCCCGCAGAAGCTCACCTACGAGTTCACCGCGTCGCCCGCGCCGACGTCAGCCATCACCGTCAACTACCGGATCGGCGGGTCCGCAAAGGCGGGCAGCGATTTTACAGGGCTGCCACCGGGAGCGACCACCGGGACGATCACGATTCGCGCCGGCTCGACGTCGCCGGTGACCCTCACGATAGTCCCCACGGCCGACACGGAGATCGAGCCCAACGAGACCGTCATCGTCACGCTGCAGCAGGGCGTTGGCTATGCACTTGGCACGAGCGTCGCCACCGGCACGATCACCAATGACGATCTGCCGGCAGTGACGCTCGCAGTCTCGCCCGCGAGCGTCACGGAGGATGGCACGACGAACCTCGTCTACACGTTCACGCGGACGGGTCCAACGACAAGCGCCCTCACGGTGAAGTACGGCATCACGGGAACGGCGGACGCCGCCGACTACACAGGCGCCACGCCCGGCACCGGCAAGACGATCTCCTTCGACGCCGGCTCCGCCACCGCCACGGTCACGATCACCCCCACGCCCGACACGCTGATAGAGCCCGACGAGACGGTCGTGATCTCGCTCCAGAACGGCTCCGGCTACACGTTCGACCAGACCCGCTCATTCGCCACGGGCACGATCGAAAACGACGATTATCTCGTGGACCTCATCCTCGACGGACTGCCCGAAGAATCCGCTCCCCCTCCCAACGAGCTCTCACCAGGCGCCATCCTGCCGATCGGGGGCGGCCGTACGCGCCTGGATCTGATCGTCGAGTCTCCGGGATACGCCGGCACGATCACGCTCTTGGTCACGACTGGCGCAGATGGCGACGACGCGGTCACCCTGTGGGACTCCGAGGAGGACGGGACGCAGATTCTGCCCGCCACATGGCAGGTCGGCCAGCACCCCAGGACGCTCTGGGTCGAAACGACCGGCGTCGAGGCTGACATCCAGTTCATCGCCATGTTCCAGAACAAGGGAACTACGAAGCAGGATGCGGCGAACGCGGTCGCCGTAGCCAGTCGGCCTGACATCACGTTCGACCCGAACGACATCACGGCACGAGTCAGTAGCTGGATGAATGGCCGCAAGAATCGCCTCGAAGACGGGGGTGTCGACACGCTGAATCTGGGCGTCGGCATCCACGTGGATCACGCAATAGGCACTTTCCGATCGATCAAGGTGGTTACGAAGGCGATCGATGATCAGGCGATCGGCCGGCAAGACACAGAGTCCTTCTACTTCAAGGGTAACCATACGACGAGTGCTTGGAACATTCTGCGCGGTGTCGATCACAATCCGGGCAGACCCTGGAACTGGCTCCGCGACTACCATCCCGAAGTGGGCGTTCGTACACCACAAGATTTCAGTGCTCTTCCGATCGACGAGCAAAACAAGTGGGCCGATGATTTCGAGGTCTGGTCGGACCCCCGGGTCACGGCGCAGCGAATGACCGGCACGCTCGATGTGACGTACGTTTACGCTGGAAGGCTTGATCCTGGCACGGCATGGGTTCCTGCCAGACAGAAGTTCAACCTGGCCGCCAACGATCCTACGCCGCCCGGCTCTCCGTACCCCTACGATCGGCCTCTCAACGTCGATGCGAGCAGATGGATGCAAGGTTTTCCCCATCGTGCTGAGAAGCCGGACGACTGGGATTTTGTGTCAACGCTCACGCTTCACTTAGAATTCACGATCGATCTCGAGAATGACCAGGCGAGCGTGACTGGAACATGGGTGATTGACGATATTGACGGCGTGCTCCCTGGCCTGATCAACGTGAACGCTACCATTCACTAACGCGGCTCCTCTGGAGGTGACTTATGCTCGCGGCAGGCAATCGCCTTTACCGAGGCGGATGGTGCTTCGGATTCGCAGCGGCGTGCGTTGTGATGCAGGTCGCCACTGCCTTCGCGACGGAAAGACTGCCCGACTATGATCAGCGGACGATTCGGCAGTCGATCGCCATGGTGGGAGTCGATGGCGGCGGCTTCGACAAATGCGAATATCAGCCCGCGTTGCTTGGACGATCGTCTTGGGCAAAGTTGAAGACAGAGGTCAGCCCATTCTGGATCGGGAAGTACGAGATCACGTATCGCGAGTACCACGAGTGGGTGCTTCAATGGAATGCGGATGAGGAAAAGGCAGCTACGGTCGCGCAGCAGCGTGCCCGAGAGGTCAACGACCTGGACTCAAAGCTGTTAAAGGGCGGCTATGGCACTCCTAGTCCGCACAATGGGATTGAGCTGACAGGCAGCCATCCCGCCTTTGGCATGAAGCAATGGGCCGCCAAGCGGTATTGCCACTGGCTGAGCATGCTGACCGGGCACTTCTATCGGTTGCCCACCGAAGCGGAGTGGGAGTTTGCCTGCCTTGCCGGCAGCAAGCAGGCGACGAATGGCTACCCGTGGGGACGAGACATCGACGGGATCGACACCTACGCAGTGACGTCGGTCAACAAGCGCGCCTTGACAACAGCCCCCGTAGGATCCAAGAAGCCCAACGCCTGGGGTATTCACGACATGATCGGCAACGTCGAGGAATGGGTAGCCGATGGATACGATTCCCGGTTGGTAGAGCGGGTGCGGAAAGACGCCATCGTCTGGCCTGCCAGCAAACACCTCTCGCAGGATGCTTCCAAGGTGTGGAAGGAGTTCAAGGCCGCGGGAGAGTTTTATTGCGACGGCTGGGGGGTCGCCAAAGGCGGCGCGTTCGGAGATGACCGCAGCCAGCAACAGGAAGCCTTTACCGTGGCGGCACGAACTGATCCGGAGCGGTACTGGGAGGAGTGGGATGATGTCTACCATCTCCCGCAAGACAACTGTAGTCTTGGATTGGAGGGCAAGGTCGCTTACTCCATCGGATTCCGAATAGCGCGACCGTTGGTGATCCCGTCGCGAAAGCTTCAACTGTGGCACTGGGGCATCTACTTCAATCACGACAAGTGGCAGCACTTGACGCTCGAGCCAACTGAAGCAAACGCCGATCATCAGGGCCCGTGAAAGCCCGAGTTTTTTGCCGTAGGGAAAAGGTCCGTTGAGTGCCGCGGGTTGACTGCCCGCCTTGATGGCGGGCTCTCGAGAGCGGGCGGCGGCCCGCCCAAGAAACCCAGGCACGAAGCCGAGGGTTTCCGTGCAGCCGCCACACCCAGCCGCGAGGCCCTGGGGTTTCTTGCCGTCGACCGCTCACCCCTGCTGCGGGTGCAGGCGGGGCGTGGTGCCGAGCGCCAGGCGGTTGACCGCCGCCAGGAAGGCCTTGGCCGCCGCCTCCAGCGAGTCGGTGGACACGCCGCGGCCCCGCTGCTGCTGCTGCTGTCATTCGGCAGCGTCATCACGCTGGGCATCGACGGTCAGAGACCGCCGCTACAAAAAGAAGACGGCCCTCGCCGCCCGGCCGACAGGCATCCCCCGCCGACCGCGCCGCCAGTGGCTCGGCGCCGAATCGCTAGAGCCCCGCGCCATGCTCTCCACGGTGCCGTTCCTCGCCGATTCTGCGCTGCAAACCGCCACCGTGTTCACGGCGCAAGGCCGCTACTGGGAAGAACGAAAAAGGACAGGTCTCCTACCGGGAGCATCCAATAGTTGACATTGTCCGCGCCCCGAAGGGGCCCGTCGCCCCTCCCTCTGGGAGAGTCGACGTCATCAACGACCTGCAGCAGCGGCGGTCGGGCCTCTCCCAGATGGCCAGGGAGCACGGGTGATGCTCAGCCGGCGCGGAGGATGTCCTCGACGCGGCGGATCGCCTCGGCCACGTCCCACGGCGTCTCGGCGAGCACGATCGGCTCACGGTTCGCGAGCCATCCCTCGACCGTCTTCTGGGCGGCGATCACGGTCGAATGGCTGCGGCGGCCGAAATAGCCGCCGATCTCCGCGAGGGCCGCACAGGTGTGCCGCCGGGCGAGGTACATCGCCAGCATCCGCGGATGGCTGACGGCCTTCGAGCGTCGCGCCGACTGCATGCCGGCGGCGTCAATCCCGAACGCCTTGCAGACGGCCTTCTCCACGTCGGCCAGCCGCACGGATCGGGCGCTCGACCGCACGAGGTCGGCCAGCGCCTCCTCGGCCATGCCGGCCGACACCGGAATCCCTCGTGCTGCCGGTGGCCGGCGAGACGCCGTAGACGTAGCCGGTGGTCTGGGAGGGCGTGCCCGAGACTTGCACGGCCGTCCGCGAGGCGAGGCGACCGGCGGAGTCGAACGTGAACCGCGTCGTGACGTCGGTCTGGGAGCCCGGAGCGCCGCCGGTGAAGTTCGAGATCGACGCCGTCGTGCGGCCGAGGGCGTCGGAGAGCGTGCGGCTGATGATGCCACGCGGGTCGGTCACGTCCTGCACGCGGCCGGCCGCGTCGTAGGAGACCGTCGTGACGAGGGCCGTGTCGGAACGGGCCGGGATGGTGCCGGGGCGGACATAGGCCACGCCGCCGTTGGTGCCTTGGCGGCCTCGGGCAGACGGCCGGGTACGCGGTCGAGGCGTATGTCCTCGAGCGGTTGCCCAAATTGCTCAGCCGGCGGTTTGGATTCATCGAGACGTCGGCGATGCCCGAGACATTCACCCATCCCGACGGATCGACCGACGAGATCGACGTCACCGTGCGTGGCACGCTCGACGGCCGGCCCGTGGCATTTATCGGCGAGACCAAGGCGAACATCACGCTCCGGGAGGTCGAGGATTTCCTCAAGGTGGTCGGACGGGTGCGGCCCGCGATGCAGTGCGACGATGTGCGGGCGATATTTTTCGCCGATCGTGCCAGCGGCGACGCGCGGCAGGCGGTTGCCGCTGTCGGCTGTTCCCTGGCGTTTCCGCACGACATCATCGTCCAGCCCGGCTGAGGAGGGCAGGGCGGTGGGGCCCGCTCAGGCGACGATCTCGCGGATCACGCGGCCGTGCACGTCGGTGAGCCGGAAGTCGCGGCCCGCATAGCGGTAGGTGAGCCGCTCGTGGTCGAATCCGAGCAGGTGCAGGATCGTGGCGTGCAGGTCGTGCACGCTCGTTGGCCGCTCGACGGCCTTGAAACCGAAATCGTCGGTCGCCCCATGGATCGTGCCGCCGCGGGTGCCGCCCCCCGCCAGCCAGACGGTGAAGCCGTAGGGATTGTGGTCGCGGCCCGTGCCCCCCTCGGAGACGGGCGTGCGGCCGAATTCACCCCCCCAGCCCACGAGCGTGTCGTCGAACATGCCCCGCTGCTTGAGGTCGGTGAGCAGGGCCGCCAGCGGCTGGTCGAGCGCGCCGGCATCCTTGCGGATCCTGTCCTCGATGTTGGAATGGTGGTCCCACGGCTGGCCTTCACCGTGCCAGAGCTGGACGTAGCGCACGCCGCGTTCCAGGAGCCGCCGGGCGATCAGGGTCTGCCGGCCATGCGTCGTCTCGCCGTACGCCTCGCGGACGTGCTTCGGCTCGCGCGTCACGTCGAAGGCGTCGCTGGCCTCCATCTGCATCCGGTAGGCGAACTCGAACGACGCGATCCGGGCATCGAGCCGCGGGTCGTGCCGGCCCTCGCGGTGGCCCTCATTGATCTCCCGCAGCAGGTCGAGCTGCCGCCGCTGCGCGGCGGGGCCGGCGTGCGGGCTCTGGATGTTCTCGATCAGCTTTTCGACCTGCTCGTGCTTGGTGTCGATGGCCGTTCCCTGGAGAACGCCGGGGAGGAAGCCGGCCTGCCAGTTGTCGGAGCCCTTCACCGGGCTGCCGCCGGGGCACATCGCGACGAAGCCGGGGAGGTTGCGGTTTTCGCTGCCCAGGCCGTAGAGCACCCAGGAGCCGACGCTGGGCCGGGGCTGCACGGAGTCGCCGCAGTTCATCAGCATCAGCGAGGGCTCGTGGTTCGGCAGCTGGGCGTACATCGAGCGGATGACCGCCAGCGAGTCGGCGTGCGCGGCGGTGCGGGCGAAGAGTTCGCTGACGTCGAGGCCGCTGTCACCGTACTTCTGGAAGCGGAACCGGCTCGGAAACCCGCCACCGGTCTTCCGCTCGGTGGTCAGCGACACCGGCAGCGGCTGGCGGGCGTAGCGTTCGATGAGCGGCTTCGGGTCGAAGGTGTCGATGTGCGACGGGCCGCCGTTGAGGAAGAACTGGATGACACGGCGTGCCCGGGGGGCGAAATGCGGCTGCTTCACGGCCAGCGGATCGACGGGCGGGGCCGCGAGCTCGCCCGCGTCGGCGAGCACTCCGGCGAGGCCGAGGAAGCCGAGGCCGGCCCCCGATGCGACGATCACGTCACGCCGGCTGCAGCCGGCGGCCGACGGGAGCTGGTGGTGCATGGCGTTCGATTCCAGAGCCTTCAGTCTACGAACAGGAACTCGTTTGACAGCAGCAGCACCTGGGCGAACTGCTCGAGCGGGGCGAGGTCCGAGCCGGGCTCGGCGGCCGCCGCGGCGAGAAACTTCGCGCCGGCGGCCCGCTCGGCCGCGCTGGGGGCGCGGCCGAGAACGGCCCGGTAGACCGCCGGCAGCGGATCGGCGCCGGCGGCGGAGTTGGCCGACCCGCCAACATGCCTCGCCACCTGCCTGGCCCGTTCGGCCACGAACGGATGGTTCATGCCGAACAGGGCCTGCAGCGCCGTGGTGGTCTCCCCGCGCTGCGGCGTGTGCAGGTTGGGATTGGCGAAATCGAACACGCCGAGCACGCCGGGAAGGACATGCCGGTCGTTCTCCGTGTAGATCGTCCGCCGCGTGCCGAACAGGTCGGTGCCCTTGCCGGCGGCGGTCGTGTCGAGCTGCCCGGCGACCGCCAGCAGCGCGTCGCGGAACTGCTCGAACGACAGCCGGCGCGGGTTCATGCGCCACAGCAGCCGATTGTCGGGATCGACCGTCATGCCGCGGGCGCGGGACGCGGTGTCGGGGCTTGACGACTGCCGGTAGGTGGCCGAGAGCATGATCTCGCGGTGCAACGCCTTGGTGCGAAAGCCGGCGCCGCGCAGCCGTGTGGCGAGCCAGTCGAGCAGCTGCGGATGGCTCGGCGCTGCCGTGCGGACGCCGAAATCGCTGGGCGATATGACGAGACCGGCGCCGAAGTGGTGCATCCAGACGCGGTTCACCCAGACGCGGGCCGTGAGCGGGTTGTCGACGGCGACGATCGCCGCGGCGAGTTCCCGGCGGCCGCTGCCCTCGGTGAACGGCTGCCGGTCGGGGCCGGCCAGGACCTCCAGAAACCGGCGCGGCACGATGTCCCCCTTGGCCGCGGCGTTGCCTCCGCGGAGCAGGAGCGCGTCGCGGACCGTGGGCCGGTCGTTGAGCACCACGGCGTGCGGCAGCGTGCCGGGCCGCTTCCAGAGCCAGTCGTCGATTTCGGCCTGGGCCGTCCAGAGTGCCTCGCGGGTTTTGAAGTCCCAGAGGAAGTTGGTCTGGACGAGCGGCTCCACGGGAATCACGCAGGGGGAATCGGCGTCCGAGAAGGCCTGCCGCAGCGCCTCGGCCGCCGCGTCGTCGAGGGCCGTCGGCTCTGGACGGTTCTCACGCTGGGCCGCCGCGACTGCGTCGCCCCAGCGGGCGTCACTCGCCGCCAGCAGGTCGGCATACCGCCGCGCCACCTCCGCGGCCGACGCCGGCGGCTCGCGGAACGCCGCGACGACGAGC
The window above is part of the Planctomycetia bacterium genome. Proteins encoded here:
- a CDS encoding sulfatase; this translates as MHHQLPSAAGCSRRDVIVASGAGLGFLGLAGVLADAGELAAPPVDPLAVKQPHFAPRARRVIQFFLNGGPSHIDTFDPKPLIERYARQPLPVSLTTERKTGGGFPSRFRFQKYGDSGLDVSELFARTAAHADSLAVIRSMYAQLPNHEPSLMLMNCGDSVQPRPSVGSWVLYGLGSENRNLPGFVAMCPGGSPVKGSDNWQAGFLPGVLQGTAIDTKHEQVEKLIENIQSPHAGPAAQRRQLDLLREINEGHREGRHDPRLDARIASFEFAYRMQMEASDAFDVTREPKHVREAYGETTHGRQTLIARRLLERGVRYVQLWHGEGQPWDHHSNIEDRIRKDAGALDQPLAALLTDLKQRGMFDDTLVGWGGEFGRTPVSEGGTGRDHNPYGFTVWLAGGGTRGGTIHGATDDFGFKAVERPTSVHDLHATILHLLGFDHERLTYRYAGRDFRLTDVHGRVIREIVA